From Nycticebus coucang isolate mNycCou1 chromosome 6, mNycCou1.pri, whole genome shotgun sequence, the proteins below share one genomic window:
- the LOC128588586 gene encoding caspase-1-like, with product MADKVLKEKRRLFIQSVGTGTINGLLDELLEKRVLNQEEMEKVRDENATVMDKARALIDGVIRKGPLASQVFIRNILHNDCHLAQTLQLSGPQSVSDLWSKQDSQAVFSSFPAPLTVQDNPAVLPSSGPGGSLKLCSLKFVQDIKRGKSTEIYPIMEKSNRTRLALIICNTEFDNLHQRAGADVDIRDMEKLLVDLGYSVHVRQDLTAADMITEVKAFAARPEHRTSDSTFLVFMSHGIREGICGKKYSEQVPDILGVNKIFQMLNSQNCPNLVNKPKVIIIQACRGENPGLVWVKDSVGGACGNVSRPNPEDYEDDAVRKAHVEKDFITFCSSTPDNVSWRHPTRGSLFIMRLISSIQEYACSCDLQEIFRKVQRSFEDPDGKAQMPTTDRVTLTRHFYLFPGY from the exons ATGGCCG ACAAggtcctgaaggagaagaggaggctgTTTATCCAGTCAGTAGGCACAGGTACCATAAATGGCTTGCTGGATGAATTATTAGAGAAAAGGGTGCTGAACCAGGAAGAGATGGAGAAAGTAAGAGACGAGAATGCTACAGTGATGGACAAGGCCCGGGCTTTGATCGATGGCGTCATTCGGAAAGGGCCCCTGGCGAGCCAGGTTTTCATCAGAAACATACTTCACAATGACTGCCACCTGGCACAGACGCTGCAGCTCTCAG gtCCACAATCTGTAAGTGACTTGTGGAGCAAACAGGATTCCCAAGCagtgttttcttccttcccag CTCCTCTGACAGTGCAGGACAACCCGGCTGTGCTGCCATCCTCAGGCCCAGGAGGAAGCCTCAAGCTCTGCTCCCTTAAATTCGTCCAAGACATAAAGAGAGGGAAGTCGACAGAG ATTTATCCAATAATGGAAAAGTCGAACCGTACACGTCTTGCTCTTATTATCTGCAACACAGAGTTTGACAATCTTCACCAAAGGGCTGGAGCTGACGTTGACATCAGAGATATGGAGAAGCTGCTAGTCGATCTGGGGTACAGTGTGCAtgtgagacaagatctcactgcCGCG GACATGATCACAGAGGTGAAGGCATTTGCTGCCCGCCCAGAGCACCGAACCTCCGACAGCACTTTCCTGGTGTTCATGTCTCATGGTATTCGGGAAGGCATCTGTGGGAAGAAATACTCTGAACAAGTGCCAGATATATTAGGagtcaataaaatatttcaaatgttgaACAGCCAGAACTGTCCGAATTTGGTGAATAAACCCAAGGTGATCATTATTCAGGCCTGTCGTGGCG AGAACCCAGGGTTGGTGTGGGTAAAAGATTCGGTCGGAGGAGCCTGTGGAAATGTCTCCCGACCAAATCCAGAAGACTATGAGGATGACGCCGTCAGAAAAGCACATGTGGAGAAGGATTTTATCACATTCTGTTCTTCGACACCAG ATAATGTTTCCTGGCGACATCCGACACGGGGCTCTCTTTTTATTATGAGGCTCATCAGCAGTATCCAAGAATATGCCTGCTCCTGTGACCTGCAGGAAATTTTCCGAAAG gttCAACGTTCATTTGAAGACCCAGATGGCAAGGCACAGATGCCCACCACTGACAGGGTTACTTTGACAAGACATTTCTACCTCTTCCCAGGATATTAA